The following are encoded together in the Bacteroidota bacterium genome:
- a CDS encoding SpoIIE family protein phosphatase, with the protein MKYFDEHPRVVRILIGALALYLFAFGGVAFYRYASSPTDENLFMNSSSTLYFVRSLPGAVVKRSSYIALATVAPRNVDSICVGDLLVSVNDHSVSDPSDVDGIVAKNAGDSLVVTVDRSTETARMILKVRKRGFSSALVRVIPPTANVCDVTEGGASDRAGMKVGDLILRINGHGFNNVLQADSIMRQGQIGKSIVYEILRGNQTLRLNVTLAAFGFPISLLVVFLSGILYMVTGTFLSLKRPGLKAARLLGLSFLVFGFFVVVTLLQRDVYVDWFVLVRGFTMVCALFFGIALTFHSRIYFPIERPELLSRPWLRIVMYVLAALSVTATMLLKGNTALLCIGIMVLAIAAVSIFFWKQAGHEYKKLSRIINWVSVVAMVLVIVCGYLVNTTSSQTYFGYMGAFLAAIPLSHLYSIGRYRLLDLDLRVRRNIQYSIISWAWILALAAAAIEILLTLPQVKLNLPNVRLTGTSIEILSTPSLPGQQEPFEKAVLMAVAGLLTLAIGLVGRKGQEFIDRLYDRARYDYRRAANELAEVMGTRLGMVDLARGIVEKLSELMKLKRAGIVFFRDEHTCCCTETQGFDGTSWKRFCLLTDRRLVEAIQKFKGEFSVDYLPVDIKENFRQQEFQYVIPIRSKEKLIGAVFVGEKLSESTFKQEDLQLLSSTGKQASVAIENAFLYEELAERERIKHELDIARRIQEGLLPKKIPAVKGLDMSGISIPAMSVGGDYFDYIQLGAKKVLVAVADVSGKGMSAALYMSKIQGMVQLAAHMYKTPKEMLVHINRRIFEGMERKAFITMILAVFDLQKKEVRICRAGHNKALIGVNGTLQFLDAHGIGLGLERGKIFEEELQEIRKPLTKDGIFVFYTDGLTEAMDERNNQFGEETVHKVVQSGRTLTAADLQKSILTSVQKFRAGAEPHDDLTLVVVKSSR; encoded by the coding sequence ATGAAATATTTTGACGAACATCCCCGTGTTGTCAGGATTCTGATCGGCGCGCTGGCACTGTACTTGTTCGCGTTCGGTGGAGTCGCATTCTATCGCTACGCCAGCTCGCCGACCGATGAGAATTTGTTCATGAATTCTTCGTCGACCCTCTATTTTGTCAGGAGTCTCCCGGGCGCTGTCGTCAAGAGATCCTCCTATATCGCCCTGGCAACAGTAGCGCCGCGCAACGTCGATTCAATCTGCGTTGGAGACCTTCTTGTTTCGGTGAACGATCACAGCGTCTCGGATCCTTCGGATGTTGACGGCATCGTTGCGAAGAATGCGGGTGATTCACTTGTCGTGACGGTCGACCGGTCGACCGAAACAGCCCGGATGATCCTCAAAGTCCGGAAGCGGGGGTTTTCTTCCGCTCTGGTGCGGGTCATTCCTCCGACAGCGAACGTCTGCGACGTGACCGAAGGGGGGGCGTCGGACCGCGCTGGCATGAAGGTAGGCGACCTGATCCTGAGGATCAACGGACATGGGTTCAACAATGTTCTTCAAGCTGATTCCATCATGCGGCAGGGACAGATCGGAAAGTCGATCGTCTATGAGATCCTCCGCGGCAATCAGACATTGCGGCTGAACGTCACCCTTGCCGCGTTCGGGTTTCCGATCTCGCTTCTCGTCGTCTTCCTGTCGGGAATATTGTATATGGTCACCGGAACCTTCCTGTCGCTCAAGCGCCCGGGACTGAAGGCCGCCCGGCTCCTCGGACTTTCGTTCCTCGTGTTCGGATTTTTCGTTGTCGTGACGCTCCTTCAAAGGGACGTCTACGTCGATTGGTTCGTTCTGGTGCGCGGATTTACGATGGTCTGTGCCCTCTTCTTTGGCATCGCGCTCACGTTTCACAGCAGGATCTACTTTCCTATCGAAAGGCCGGAGCTGCTCTCGCGCCCGTGGCTGCGGATCGTCATGTATGTGCTTGCCGCTTTGTCGGTGACGGCGACGATGCTGCTCAAAGGAAATACCGCCTTGCTGTGCATAGGCATTATGGTTCTGGCGATCGCCGCCGTCTCGATTTTCTTCTGGAAGCAGGCCGGCCATGAGTACAAAAAACTATCCCGCATCATCAATTGGGTTTCGGTCGTTGCGATGGTGCTTGTGATCGTGTGCGGATACCTCGTCAACACGACAAGCAGCCAGACATATTTCGGGTACATGGGAGCCTTCCTGGCCGCCATTCCATTATCGCACCTTTACTCCATCGGCCGGTACCGGCTGCTTGACCTTGACCTGCGCGTGCGGCGGAATATTCAATACTCCATTATTTCATGGGCCTGGATCTTGGCGTTGGCCGCGGCCGCGATCGAAATCCTCCTCACCCTTCCGCAGGTTAAATTAAATTTGCCCAACGTCAGGCTCACGGGGACGTCGATTGAGATTCTCAGCACGCCGTCGCTGCCGGGGCAGCAGGAGCCGTTCGAAAAAGCGGTATTGATGGCAGTGGCCGGATTGCTCACGCTCGCGATCGGACTTGTCGGAAGAAAGGGGCAGGAGTTCATCGACCGGCTGTATGACCGTGCCCGCTACGATTATCGCCGCGCCGCAAATGAACTCGCCGAGGTGATGGGGACGAGGCTGGGCATGGTGGACCTGGCCCGCGGCATCGTGGAAAAACTGAGCGAGCTGATGAAGCTGAAGCGCGCCGGCATCGTCTTCTTCCGGGACGAACACACCTGCTGCTGCACGGAGACTCAGGGTTTTGACGGCACTTCGTGGAAAAGATTCTGCCTCCTCACCGACAGACGACTGGTGGAGGCGATCCAAAAATTCAAGGGGGAATTCAGCGTCGATTATCTGCCGGTGGACATCAAAGAGAATTTTCGTCAGCAAGAATTCCAGTACGTCATCCCGATCCGGTCGAAGGAGAAGCTGATCGGCGCGGTCTTCGTCGGAGAAAAATTATCGGAGTCGACCTTCAAGCAGGAGGATCTGCAGCTCCTTTCTTCGACCGGGAAGCAGGCTTCAGTGGCTATCGAGAATGCGTTTTTGTACGAAGAACTTGCCGAGCGGGAGAGGATCAAGCACGAGCTGGACATCGCCCGCCGGATCCAGGAAGGATTGCTCCCGAAGAAAATTCCGGCGGTCAAAGGCCTTGACATGTCCGGAATTTCAATTCCCGCTATGTCGGTCGGAGGGGATTATTTTGATTACATCCAGCTGGGGGCAAAAAAAGTTCTCGTCGCCGTTGCCGATGTTTCGGGAAAGGGAATGTCGGCGGCGCTGTACATGTCGAAGATCCAGGGAATGGTGCAGCTCGCCGCCCACATGTACAAAACGCCGAAAGAAATGCTTGTCCATATCAACCGCCGGATCTTCGAGGGGATGGAGCGGAAAGCATTCATTACGATGATCCTTGCCGTCTTCGACCTGCAGAAAAAGGAAGTGCGCATCTGCCGCGCCGGGCACAATAAAGCCCTGATCGGGGTGAACGGCACGCTGCAATTCCTTGACGCACATGGCATCGGTCTGGGGTTGGAACGCGGGAAAATTTTTGAGGAGGAACTGCAGGAGATCCGCAAGCCCCTCACCAAAGACGGGATCTTTGTCTTTTACACGGACGGATTGACTGAAGCCATGGACGAGAGAAATAACCAATTCGGCGAAGAGACCGTGCACAAGGTCGTGCAATCGGGGCGGACGCTCACCGCAGCAGATCTGCAGAAATCGATTCTTACCTCGGTCCAGAAGTTTCGCGCCGGCGCTGAACCGCACGACGACCTGACGCTGGTCGTCGTCAAATCGTCCCGCTGA
- a CDS encoding polysaccharide biosynthesis C-terminal domain-containing protein, which yields MHVKQGFLYGFTYRHQESPYFSRLMGVLGKNYLHTVATNVILKLVFGLVIGIVTARALGPEGRGEYNLLVLIITTLTTLLNFGIPGSNTYFLASNRLGLEKLMRGSFLLAIGASLVSLLLLYASYRTGLLAHLFPIEKLTPTILSSLVIIPVAFFNLFAQGIIIGENKIFLNNYLYLGSQGMLASTLLLSYVFGMLTVPLAVILFSVSNFVTFTMIIVAYRSTIFTRYKVGMTWTDYKNLLRFSLPLQAGVILQFLNYRLDAFLVNAFLGTFSVGIYVLAVNLVEIPWLLSASMASVLFPTVASNHQQSKKILAKAATATFAVTLVGGILAFFLAPYFIVVLFSEKFAASVLPFQILLPGIVIFSITNVLASYMAGVGKPGFNTLIALVALVFTIVLDITLIPRIGIPGAAIASSFSYCVSTLFSLILFVRISKLSGREFLDYIISFRNDFRSINARIRTKILAIMPQNLSGKS from the coding sequence ATGCATGTTAAGCAGGGTTTTTTATATGGTTTCACTTATCGACACCAAGAATCCCCCTATTTCTCACGCTTGATGGGCGTCCTCGGAAAGAATTATCTCCATACCGTAGCCACGAACGTAATTCTTAAACTCGTGTTCGGCTTAGTGATTGGCATTGTTACCGCACGAGCCCTTGGGCCGGAAGGACGTGGTGAATACAACCTTCTTGTTCTTATAATCACTACACTCACTACGCTTCTCAATTTCGGGATTCCCGGTTCAAATACTTACTTCCTGGCGAGCAATCGTCTTGGACTGGAAAAACTCATGCGGGGTTCTTTTCTTCTAGCAATCGGCGCAAGTCTAGTCTCCTTGCTCTTGCTCTATGCAAGCTATCGAACAGGGCTTCTAGCGCATCTATTCCCAATTGAAAAGTTAACACCTACGATTTTAAGCTCACTAGTTATAATTCCAGTCGCCTTCTTCAATCTATTCGCACAAGGTATAATTATCGGGGAAAATAAAATTTTTCTCAACAATTACCTATATCTTGGTAGTCAAGGCATGCTTGCATCGACGCTTCTGCTGTCGTATGTCTTCGGGATGCTTACCGTGCCTCTGGCGGTAATTTTATTTTCCGTGAGTAATTTTGTGACTTTTACTATGATCATTGTTGCTTATCGGTCGACAATATTTACTCGCTACAAGGTGGGGATGACATGGACCGACTACAAGAATCTACTTCGATTCTCATTACCACTTCAAGCCGGAGTGATATTGCAATTCCTGAATTACAGGCTTGACGCATTCCTTGTGAATGCGTTTCTGGGAACCTTTTCCGTCGGGATTTATGTCCTCGCAGTGAATTTGGTGGAAATCCCATGGCTCCTTTCTGCATCAATGGCATCGGTCCTGTTCCCAACGGTAGCTTCAAACCATCAGCAGTCTAAAAAAATTTTGGCGAAAGCAGCAACAGCAACGTTTGCCGTAACGCTGGTTGGAGGAATTCTCGCGTTCTTTCTCGCTCCTTACTTCATTGTCGTATTATTTAGTGAAAAATTTGCTGCATCTGTGCTGCCTTTTCAAATCCTTCTTCCTGGAATTGTAATCTTTAGCATTACAAATGTTCTCGCCTCTTATATGGCGGGTGTCGGAAAACCCGGATTCAACACCCTCATTGCTTTGGTCGCATTGGTATTTACTATTGTCCTAGACATTACCCTGATCCCTCGAATTGGAATACCAGGTGCCGCGATTGCTTCCTCTTTTTCCTACTGTGTTTCTACTCTGTTTTCTCTCATCTTGTTTGTGAGAATTTCTAAATTGAGCGGACGGGAATTTCTTGATTATATCATATCATTTCGTAATGATTTCCGAAGTATAAATGCGCGAATTCGAACTAAAATACTAGCGATTATGCCGCAAAATTTGTCCGGCAAGTCATAA
- a CDS encoding glycosyltransferase, whose product MRNKILIICHTERSPFVPLDASILSAHYSVEILGIERLRKPKLLWLVGTLWTKLIHGDIACVMMWFSVPHLAPVIVAFSKMFGARVVVITGGFDVAYVPGIAWGEMGTWWKRWLQRLTLQRADRVLPFSNFSRRDTLRFSPENRTETLYPGVDIKRYKPSGQKENLVITVCNGIGRFTVIQKGLDIFLQCARALPEYQFLIIGQFNVGDEIGQSFKESAPTNVNFVPRYVSEDELAVFYQRAKVYAQLSAHEGFGVACAEAMACECIAVGTLNTSLPEVIGETGYLVQYGDLLGAVSAIRSAMTSMKNGSEGRKRVETNFSVERRSSRLLEIMDQVIRQ is encoded by the coding sequence ATGCGTAATAAAATACTAATTATTTGTCACACTGAAAGATCTCCTTTCGTGCCCCTTGATGCCTCGATACTCTCCGCTCACTACTCGGTTGAGATTCTGGGTATAGAGCGATTGCGAAAACCAAAACTACTTTGGCTTGTGGGCACCCTCTGGACCAAGTTGATCCATGGCGATATTGCTTGTGTTATGATGTGGTTCTCGGTTCCGCACCTTGCACCGGTCATCGTTGCCTTCTCGAAAATGTTTGGAGCACGTGTCGTTGTCATTACAGGTGGATTTGATGTTGCGTATGTTCCCGGAATAGCATGGGGCGAAATGGGAACATGGTGGAAGCGATGGTTGCAGCGGCTCACCCTTCAGCGCGCCGACCGCGTCCTGCCATTTTCAAATTTCTCACGCCGCGACACTTTGCGATTTTCTCCCGAGAACAGGACAGAGACTCTTTATCCGGGTGTTGACATAAAGCGTTACAAGCCATCCGGACAGAAGGAAAATTTGGTGATCACGGTGTGTAATGGTATCGGACGATTTACAGTTATTCAAAAAGGTCTGGACATTTTTTTGCAATGCGCACGTGCATTGCCGGAATATCAGTTTCTCATCATAGGTCAATTTAACGTTGGCGACGAAATCGGACAATCCTTTAAGGAGTCCGCCCCCACAAACGTGAATTTTGTGCCCCGTTATGTTTCCGAGGATGAATTGGCCGTATTCTATCAGCGCGCTAAGGTTTATGCTCAGTTGTCAGCGCACGAAGGGTTCGGCGTCGCGTGCGCAGAGGCGATGGCATGTGAATGTATCGCGGTTGGTACACTTAATACATCATTGCCCGAAGTGATTGGAGAGACAGGCTATCTGGTGCAGTATGGCGACCTCTTAGGGGCTGTTTCGGCAATCAGATCAGCAATGACGAGCATGAAGAACGGGAGTGAGGGTCGGAAGAGAGTTGAGACGAATTTTTCAGTCGAGAGGCGATCGTCCCGGTTACTCGAAATCATGGACCAGGTCATTCGGCAATGA
- a CDS encoding methyltransferase domain-containing protein, translated as MAESQRDFILRAMSKLPHPPSFRFVEYGAGNGWLVKIMSGLPWISFAAGIEPDLESVIQAREFLRVNMYNGFMGQYPLPHDDHSEPTLVALSHVMEHLPNPLYALDFFIQTFPKHFLFIEVPDGNLEKKAIFADLFLPTSLDQHLWEFDHENLTRMLQNKGYTMICSETIGAKGFWKVSMKSNSIMRMHIDICDEWNRTGRGPGIKTLRRYARLMLELFHFLILAAVSNVRAFRRSDYPSLRIIASYQK; from the coding sequence ATGGCCGAAAGCCAGCGAGACTTCATATTACGAGCCATGTCAAAATTGCCGCACCCCCCATCATTCAGATTCGTCGAGTATGGTGCGGGAAATGGATGGCTCGTCAAGATTATGTCTGGATTACCTTGGATTTCTTTTGCGGCGGGAATTGAACCCGATCTGGAATCTGTCATTCAAGCAAGAGAGTTTCTGCGTGTAAACATGTACAATGGATTCATGGGTCAATATCCTTTACCTCATGATGATCACTCTGAACCCACACTTGTTGCCCTCTCACATGTGATGGAGCATTTACCCAACCCTCTCTACGCCTTGGACTTTTTTATCCAGACATTCCCAAAGCATTTTTTGTTCATAGAGGTCCCAGATGGCAATCTCGAAAAGAAAGCCATTTTCGCGGACCTTTTTCTACCGACTTCGCTCGACCAGCATTTGTGGGAATTCGATCACGAAAATCTGACTCGGATGCTGCAGAACAAAGGATATACAATGATTTGTAGCGAGACGATAGGTGCAAAAGGTTTTTGGAAAGTCTCCATGAAATCAAACAGTATCATGCGGATGCATATTGACATTTGTGATGAGTGGAATAGAACGGGCAGGGGGCCGGGTATCAAAACTCTCAGACGATATGCTCGACTTATGCTAGAGTTGTTCCATTTCCTTATTCTTGCTGCGGTTTCTAACGTACGTGCGTTTCGCAGGTCGGATTATCCCTCCTTACGGATTATCGCCTCATATCAGAAATAA
- a CDS encoding PHP domain-containing protein, translating to MRTLAFHIHTSASYDCFASPATVLHYCRDHKIQSICVTDHDTIQGSIQVAKLAKEYGIQVIIGAEYHTEIGDIIGLFLQEEITSRKSIEVIRMIKGQGGISVLPHPFQSHTLNDEILNAVDVIEVFNSRCGSEQNARSLELARRLDKPMVAGADAHFTSDIMDCVISFSIDRELIPNDFLSTPRSWAAVSTNPLRMRLSQVTKSVKTNNPSLMVSSVRSFIYTTIHELVLPPRWKREMVRNEWKRGANA from the coding sequence ATGCGTACTCTCGCGTTTCATATACACACATCTGCTTCTTACGACTGTTTTGCTTCTCCGGCTACGGTCCTGCACTATTGTCGGGATCATAAGATTCAATCGATATGTGTCACTGACCACGATACAATCCAAGGTTCAATCCAGGTGGCAAAACTTGCCAAAGAATATGGAATTCAGGTAATTATTGGTGCCGAGTATCATACCGAAATCGGAGATATCATTGGATTGTTTTTGCAAGAGGAGATTACATCCAGAAAATCAATAGAGGTCATTCGAATGATCAAGGGACAAGGTGGAATTTCCGTCCTTCCTCATCCTTTTCAAAGTCATACATTGAACGACGAGATATTAAACGCAGTGGATGTCATCGAAGTTTTCAACTCCCGGTGCGGGTCAGAGCAAAATGCGCGGTCACTCGAACTAGCCCGGCGTTTGGACAAACCAATGGTCGCAGGGGCCGATGCTCATTTCACCAGCGACATCATGGATTGTGTCATCTCGTTTTCTATCGATCGCGAGTTGATTCCAAATGATTTTTTATCCACTCCTCGATCGTGGGCGGCTGTATCAACCAACCCCCTCCGGATGCGATTATCACAGGTTACTAAATCGGTTAAAACAAACAACCCGTCGCTAATGGTCAGCTCGGTTCGCAGTTTTATCTACACAACAATCCACGAACTAGTTCTTCCGCCACGGTGGAAAAGGGAAATGGTTCGAAATGAATGGAAAAGAGGAGCAAATGCCTGA
- a CDS encoding polysaccharide deacetylase family protein, with product MPETKHSTRDQHSYRFILRVLNGIVPINEIDPSILSDTFREIARLEEIEKPIRDTWGNWDWQYADAQRNGTLYQPTLDKKISKLQKQLKKQLPYPRWPNGKKFAVCLTHDVDFVSQIALSRKAAWQALNGMRRAKITPLKKSTNVVRLLGQFMLQPLLRRGKNDPLWKFEQWLELENSYGFHSTFYFFPAPGSHVHEWDCSYQLSDSIVYGRKKMSVQEMIHEIDKAGWEIGLHGSYHSALNEKLLSAQKAEIEDATGKAIISTRQHYLHYDVRLTPNLQERVGFKTDSTQGFNRSIGFRAATSFPYTCWNHAEEQPLSILEIPQHIMDGGLFTNNALEYDADLAIKHSIQLMDEVEAVGGCLTLSWHPHNIVNEMWWQVYKTLIEEAHHRNAWGCSAGEIYNYWEKNETAIVQSSHAEIGQ from the coding sequence ATGCCTGAAACCAAACACAGTACGAGAGATCAGCACTCGTATCGATTCATTCTACGTGTTCTCAACGGCATTGTGCCTATTAATGAAATCGATCCCTCGATTTTGTCGGACACTTTCCGTGAGATCGCGCGACTGGAAGAAATTGAAAAACCGATTCGGGACACATGGGGTAATTGGGATTGGCAGTATGCGGACGCACAAAGGAATGGGACATTGTATCAGCCAACGCTCGACAAGAAGATTTCTAAGTTACAAAAGCAGTTGAAAAAACAATTGCCTTATCCTCGATGGCCTAATGGTAAGAAATTTGCCGTTTGCCTGACTCATGACGTGGACTTTGTCTCTCAAATTGCATTGAGCCGGAAAGCCGCATGGCAAGCTCTCAACGGCATGAGGCGTGCGAAAATTACGCCACTCAAGAAATCGACAAATGTGGTCCGGCTTCTTGGCCAATTCATGCTGCAGCCTCTGCTTAGGAGGGGGAAAAATGATCCACTATGGAAATTCGAGCAGTGGCTTGAATTAGAAAATTCTTACGGTTTCCATTCGACCTTTTATTTTTTTCCTGCGCCGGGTTCGCACGTTCACGAATGGGATTGCTCATACCAGTTATCAGATAGTATTGTTTACGGCCGTAAAAAAATGTCAGTGCAGGAAATGATTCATGAAATTGACAAGGCGGGTTGGGAAATAGGGTTGCATGGAAGTTATCATTCGGCGTTGAATGAAAAATTACTTTCCGCGCAAAAGGCAGAAATAGAGGACGCTACTGGAAAAGCTATCATCAGCACACGCCAGCATTATTTGCATTACGATGTTCGCCTGACACCGAACCTTCAAGAACGCGTCGGTTTCAAAACTGATTCAACTCAAGGATTCAACAGATCAATAGGCTTTCGGGCGGCAACCAGCTTTCCTTACACCTGCTGGAACCACGCAGAAGAACAGCCATTGTCAATACTTGAAATTCCTCAACATATTATGGACGGGGGTTTATTTACTAATAATGCTTTAGAATATGACGCTGACCTTGCGATAAAGCACTCGATCCAATTGATGGACGAAGTTGAAGCTGTGGGAGGGTGTTTAACTTTGAGCTGGCATCCACACAACATTGTAAATGAAATGTGGTGGCAAGTCTACAAAACGCTGATTGAAGAAGCCCATCATCGAAATGCCTGGGGCTGCTCAGCCGGTGAGATCTACAATTATTGGGAAAAGAATGAAACAGCCATAGTACAATCATCGCACGCTGAAATAGGACAATAA